From Bacteroides uniformis:
TAAAATCCGGGTGGTAGGCTTCTATCACCGACTTCAATTTCTCAAAAGGGCGACCGGCTTCCCGGATTTGACAATAACCGTCCAAAGAAGTTATCGCTTCCCAATACCCTTCTTTCGATAAGCTGGTCTGCTGCTCTATGGCATTGATGTTTCCGTAACCAATCTCTTCGAGTATCACTTTGTCTGCGGCACTTATCTGCATTATGTCTTCAGTGTATCTGCCCGTGCGTATCAGTAGATGCAGTTTGGCAACCATTGTCCAAAAGGAACCGGCGTTATTTTTCCATCCCAACATTTTTTCAACATCTACACATGCCGCGTTTTTCCCCAGATAGTCTTCCAAAACATGATTCGTAAAAGCTTCGAAAAGTTCTTCTTGCTCCACCCAATAATAAGTATCCCTGCCCATATAGAATATTTTCACATCGGCATCGTTATATCGGGGCATCGTATAGGGCACAAATGGTCCCCATGGATACCCACAAGTATACAACGGTTGTGTCTTCTCGCAAAAAGCCTGCAAAAAAGGCTTGAAGTAATCTGTGTTAATACAGTTCATATCTTTAGCTTTTTAAGGTTGGCACAAAAAAATATACCGGTCAATCAAGTGCCGCGAAATCAAAATCCCCTCTGTTGCAACAAGCTTTCTCATAATCGAAGCTGTAGAGACGCATATAAGCCTCCTTCAGTTCTTTTGCACAATTACTGAAAGGATCCGACATATTGATTTTAGTCGTAACAATCACTTCCATCTCCGGTGTCAATACCAGACCATTTACTTTTTTAAGTCTCTTGGGCTTTACTTTAAATACTCTTGACATAATTACATTGTTCTCTAAATTCACCTACTCTTCTCGGTTTTCGGCATTTCCGGCTGTCATAACAAAAGAAAAAGGACACAGCACTCACTTTTTCCTATTTCTCCGGTTAGGTTCTGGTAAACCTTGAAATCAAAATAAGTAAAAGCAGCCTGTGCCCTTCGTGAGGGTACAAACCAACTTAGACCTATTGTTCTTGATTTCATGTTTAATTTACCAGATTTAACCGAATCGAACAATTGTCCGCAAGTTTGCAATATGTCTTGCCCGAAGGCTATTATTATCGTTTACATTCCAAAAAATCTTTTATTCAACACAAAGCTATAAAAACTTTTCCAAAATGCAAGCAGTAATCCCCAACATAC
This genomic window contains:
- a CDS encoding DUF6140 family protein; this encodes MSRVFKVKPKRLKKVNGLVLTPEMEVIVTTKINMSDPFSNCAKELKEAYMRLYSFDYEKACCNRGDFDFAALD